The following proteins come from a genomic window of Lolium rigidum isolate FL_2022 chromosome 5, APGP_CSIRO_Lrig_0.1, whole genome shotgun sequence:
- the LOC124657995 gene encoding putative leucine-rich repeat receptor-like serine/threonine-protein kinase At2g24130, whose product MDVKRAAMILLLHFMLFHAVTSAPAERRSGTATRRPRQQPLLQEKPMLLALKRSLTLLSPLVLADWNESNSDVCGFTGITCDWRRNHIISLSLADMNISGGIPPVIGNLTRLRSLDMSSNFLTGRIPAELSNLRHLEVLKLGQNQLSGGIPPSLSELASVFYLSLKDNRLSGPIPAVIFKNCTHLGLVDFGNNDLSGEIPGEASDNVADWFAILNLYSNRLTGRLPRWLANCTYLYLLDVENNSLADELPSGIISGKQQLKYLHLSNNDQFWSHDGNTNLEPFFVAVSNCSQILEIEAGAVGIGGVLPSRLGKMLPPNISHLNLELNEIKGPIPADVGDVINITLMNLSSNQLNGMVPTSICALPKLERLCLSNNALTGTIPACIGNATSLGELDLSGNALSGSIPSGIGSGLVNLFLQNNQLSGEIPASRLAECIRLLHLDLSNNNLKGEVPERVSGTDILYLNLSHNQIRGELPRGLSDMQQVQAIDLSWNNFTGMISPQLGSCRELEVLDLSHNSLTGLLPSSLDLLGDLKNLDVSGNSLTGEIPINLTKCTSLKHFNLSYNDLVGHVPTTGVFADFTFLSYIGNPRLCGSVVRRNCQRHHPWYQSRKYLVVMCLCVAVLAFILTILCAVSAQKIRYRLAVVREEMFGGRRSGGSSPVMKYKYPRITYQELVEATEEFSADRLVGAGSYGRVYRGTLRDGTMVAVKVLQLQSGNSTKSFSRECQVLKRIRHRNLMRIITACSLADFKALVLPFMAKGSLERCLYAGPPAELSLVQRVNICSDIAEGVAYLHHHSPIKVIHCDLKPSNVLINDDMTALVSDFGISRLVMSVGGVANTADVGASTVNMLCGSIGYIPPEYGYGSDPTTKGDVYSFGVLVMEMVTRKKPTDDMFEAGLSLHKWVKSHYHGRADVVVDQALAGMVMDQTPEVRRMWDVAIGELLELGILCTHESASMRPTMIDAAGDLDRLKRYLGGDTTATFASSLGFSSMTIEDIDD is encoded by the exons ATGGACGTCAAGCGCGCGGCCatgatcctcctcctccacttcatgCTCTTCCATGCCGTGACCTCTGCCCCGGCTGAGCGGCGGTCTGGCACGGCCACCCGACGGCCGCGGCAGCAGCCGCTGCTCCAGGAGAAGCCCATGCTCCTGGCGTTGAAGCGCTCCCTCACCTTGCTGTCGCCGTTGGTACTGGCCGACTGGAACGAGTCCAACAGCGACGTGTGCGGCTTCACCGGCATCACCTGCGACTGGAGGCGGAATCACATCATCAGCCTGTCGCTGGCCGACATGAACATCTCTGGTGGCATCCCGCCGGTCATCGGCAACCTCACGCGTCTCAGGAGCCTCGACATGTCCAGCAATTTCCTCACGGGGCGGATCCCTGCCGAGCTCTCCAACCTGCGCCACCTCGAGGTCCTCAAGCTTGGCCAGAACCAGCTCAGCGGCGGAATACCGCCGTCCCTCTCCGAGCTGGCGAGCGTGTTCTACCTCAGCCTTAAGGATAACCGCCTCTCCGGCCCTATTCCTGCCGTTATCTTCAAGAACTGCACCCACCTAGGCCTCGTCGACTTCGGCAACAATGACCTCTCCGGCGAAATCCCCGGCGAGGCGTCGGACAACGTCGCAGACTGGTTTGCCATCCTCAACCTCTACTCCAACAGGCTAACTGGGAGACTCCCACGGTGGCTCGCCAACTGCACCTATCTGTACCTGCTGGATGTGGAGAACAACTCGCTTGCCGACGAGCTCCCTTCTGGGATCATATCAGGCAAGCAGCAGCTCAAGTACCTGCATTTGTCCAACAATGACCAGTTCTGGAGCCACGATGGTAACACCAACCTGGAGCCATTCTTTGTGGCGGTATCGAACTGCTCCCAGATATTGGAGATCGAAGCCGGGGCCGTGGGGATTGGCGGGGTGCTCCCTAGCCGTCTTGGCAAGATGCTACCGCCCAACATATCACACCTCAATCTGGAGCTCAACGAGATCAAGGGCCCGATCCCGGCTGATGTCGGGGACGTGATAAACATCACGTTGATGAACCTGTCAAGCAACCAGCTAAATGGGATGGTCCCAACATCCATCTGTGCACTGCCGAAGCTCGAGCGGCTCTGCCTGTCCAACAACGCCTTAACGGGCACGATTCCAGCATGCATAGGCAACGCCACGAGCCTCGGCGAGCTGGACCTGTCAGGCAACGCGCTGTCGGGGAGCATCCCGAGCGGCATCGGGAGCGGGCTGGTCAACCTGTTCCTGCAGAACAACCAGCTGTCTGGGGAGATACCGGCATCCCGCCTCGCTGAATGCATCCGCCTGCTGCACCTCGACCTCTCGAACAACAACCTTAAGGGAGAGGTACCGGAGAGGGTCTCTGGCACTGACATTCTATATCTGAACCTGTCCCATAACCAGATCAGAGGTGAGCTGCCGCGGGGGCTCAGCGACATGCAGCAGGTGCAAGCGATTGACCTTTCCTGGAACAACTTCACTGGTATGATCTCCCCGCAACTTGGCAGCTGCCGTGAGCTGGAGGTTCTCGACCTGTCGCACAACTCGCTCACCGGACTCCTACCGTCCTCCCTCGACCTCCTTGGAGACCTCAAAAACCTAGACGTCTCCGGCAACTCCCTGACCGGCGAGATCCCCATCAACCTGACGAAATGCACCAGCCTGAAACATTTCAACTTGTCGTATAACGACTTGGTTGGCCATGTGCCCACCACCGGCGTCTTTGCGGACTTCACCTTCCTGTCCTACATCGGCAACCCACGGCTATGCGGCTCGGTGGTCAGGCGCAACTGCCAAAGGCACCACCCGTGGTACCAGTCCCGGAAGTACTTGGTCGTGATGTGTCTCTGCGTTGCCGTTCTGGCATTCATTCTGACAATCCTCTGCGCGGTCAGTGCCCAGAAGATCCGGTATCGCCTTGCAGTGGTAAGGGAGGAAATGTTTGGCGGCCGCCGTAGTGGCGGCTCATCGCCGGTGATGAAGTACAAGTACCCACGGATCACATACCAGGAGCTGGTCGAGGCAACAGAGGAGTTCAGTGCGGACCGGCTCGTCGGGGCAGGCAGCTATGGCCGGGTGTACCGTGGTACGCTGCGGGATGGCACCATGGTCGCTGTGAAGGTGCTGCAGCTCCAGTCAGGGAACTCGACCAAGAGCTTCAGCCGTGAGTGCCAGGTCCTGAAGCGTATCCGACACCGTAACCTCATGCGTATCATCACCGCGTGCAGCCTGGCAGACTTCAAGGCGCTGGTACTGCCGTTCATGGCGAAGGGCAGCCTCGAGCGGTGCCTCTACGCCGGACCGCCAGCCGAGCTCAGCCTGGTGCAgcgcgtcaacatctgcagcgaCATTGCCGAGGGAGTGGCCTACCTGCACCACCACTCACCGATCAAGGTCATCCACTGCGACCTCAAGCCGAGCAATGTCCTCATCAACGACGACATGACCGCGCTGGTGTCCGACTTTGGCATCTCCCGGCTGGTCATGAGCGTCGGCGGGGTGGCCAACACTGCTGATGTTGGCGCCTCCACCGTCAACATGCTGTGCGGCTCCATCGGATACATACCTCCAG AATACGGTTATGGTTCGGACCCAACAACGAAGGGCGATGTGTACAGCTTCGGCgtgctggtgatggagatggtAACAAGGAAGAAGCCAACCGATGACATGTTCGAGGCTGGGCTGAGCCTGCACAAGTGGGTGAAGAGCCACTACCATGGCCGGGCCGACGTGGTGGTGGACCAGGCGTTGGCCGGCATGGTCATGGATCAGACACCtgaggtgagaaggatgtgggatGTGGCCATCGGCGAGCTGCTGGAGCTCGGTATTCTCTGCACTCATGAGAGCGCGTCGATGCGGCCGACCATGATAGACGCTGCCGGCGACCTGGACCGGCTCAAACGGTACCTCGGCGGTGACACGACGGCTACATTCGCGTCCTCGTTGGGCTTCTCATCCATGACAATCGAAGATATTGATGACTAG
- the LOC124651115 gene encoding pentatricopeptide repeat-containing protein At4g30825, chloroplastic has product MGLDLVGFGSRVLPNRVGHAADRRHAGGGAATCHGFFIDARRRSSLMTTLKDGVVCCPQDAGGAASTLIASGPSETATADLGRDIADAITSAQRSSAGRNKGSRSWRRVPTSGDKPAKPVAPRRAPVRKDTQVRRVLVNDDNVNAILSGVSRESSIEHCNSVLIRLEKHSDVKALDFFVWMKANGKLVGNADAYHLALQAIAWKEDWRRAELLLHEMVAVSGCSLDARAFNGLIYACAKRRLVEWGTKWFSMMLERGVQPNASTFGMLMGLYQKTGNLREAEFTFAKMRECYVKCVNAYSAMITLYTRSGLFARSEEVIVLMEDDGVAPNRENWLVRLNAYSQQGKMEEARFVLQSMVDAGVAPNVVAYNTVITGYGKVSDMEKAEAVFDSLEGAGLAPDETTYRSMVEGFGRADKHEEAISYYRKLKRSGFQPNASNFYTMVNLTARHDDNEVAAEILRDMRAAGCQCSSIVTILVRAYGAVEKMHKVLPILQSCFYKKVLYDATSCSILVTSFVQNSLLEEALRVLPEKKWKDSDFEDSLYHILICSCKEAGSYEDAVRIYNVMPKSRTQPNLRIACSMIDVFSTMERFADAETLYLELKASPCVLDMIAYSVIVRMYNKAGRPEDACSVLEDMDKQADIVPDKYLFLDMLRTYQKCGQFEKLTDTYYSILKSEVEIDEAMYNCIINCCGPAIPVDELSRIFEEMIQLGHLANTVTLNVLLDIYGKAGLFKWAEKVLNMARKHGLADAISYNTIIAAYAQSGDFRSMTYFVQKMQDAGFPVSLEAYNCMLNAYGKSGQLEEFSAVLQRMRRAKCDFDHYTYNIMLNIYGRKGWIEGVACVLSELKSRGVEPDLYSYNTLIKAYGIAGMPEDAVKLMQEMRIKGIDADRVTYSNLIAALQRNENFLEAVKWSLWMKQTGVVGVGTRA; this is encoded by the coding sequence ATGGGGCTCGATTTGGTCGGCTTCGGTTCCCGGGTGCTGCCGAACAGGGTCGGCCATGCCGCAGACCGGCGGCACGCCGGTGGCGGAGCTGCCACATGCCATGGCTTCTTCATCGACGCCAGAAGGAGGAGCAGTCTGATGACGACTCTCAAGGATGGCGTGGTTTGCTGCCCGCAGGACGCCGGCGGCGCGGCGTCCACGCTGATTGCATCCGGCCCATCTGAAACTGCGACGGCGGATTTGGGTCGGGATATCGCGGACGCCATCACATCTGCCCAGAGGAGTTCTGCAGGGAGGAACAAAGGGAGCAGGTCATGGAGGAGAGTACCAACAAGCGGGGACAAGCCGGCAAAGCCTGTAGCTCCCAGGCGTGCCCCTGTGAGAAAAGACACGCAAGTGCGCAGAGTTCTGGTCAATGATGACAACGTCAACGCGATCTTGTCGGGCGTCAGCCGCGAGTCCAGCATCGAGCACTGCAACTCCGTTCTGATCCGCCTCGAGAAGCACAGCGATGTGAAGGCGCTCGACTTCTTCGTCTGGATGAAGGCCAACGGGAAGCTGGTGGGGAACGCCGACGCCTACCACCTAGCTCTCCAAGCCATTGCCTGGAAGGAGGACTGGAGGAGGGCCGAGCTGCTGCTCCACGAAATGGTTGCCGTTTCAGGTTGCTCGCTGGATGCTCGGGCGTTCAACGGGCTGATATACGCCTGTGCCAAGAGGAGGCTTGTTGAGTGGGGAACGAAGTGGTTTAGCATGATGCTGGAGAGAGGGGTGCAGCCGAATGCGTCTACCTTTGGTATGCTTATGGGCCTTTATCAGAAGACGGGGAACCTCAGGGAAGCTGAATTCACCTTTGCGAAAATGAGGGAATGTTATGTTAAGTGTGTCAATGCGTACTCGGCTATGATTACTCTGTATACTCGGTCAGGCCTTTTCGCCAGGTCCGAGGAGGTTATTGTTCTGATGGAAGATGATGGAGTTGCTCCAAACAGGGAGAACTGGTTAGTGCGGCTAAATGCTTACAGCCAGCAGGGTAAAATGGAAGAGGCAAGATTTGTGTTGCAGTCCATGGTGGATGCTGGAGTTGCCCCAAATGTTGTGGCGTACAATACTGTGATTACAGGCTATGGAAAGGTTTCTGACATGGAAAAGGCAGAGGCGGTTTTTGACAGTCTTGAGGGTGCAGGTTTAGCTCCTGATGAAACCACCTATAGATCAATGGTAGAAGGTTTTGGTAGAGCAGACAAACATGAAGAGGCAATTTCGTACTACAGGAAGCTCAAGAGGTCCGGTTTTCAGCCAAATGCGTCCAACTTTTACACAATGGTTAACTTAACAGCAAGGCATGATGACAATGAAGTCGCCGCTGAAATTCTTAGGGACATGAGGGCAGCAGGCTGCCAGTGTTCGTCAATTGTTACTATTCTTGTCCGGGCATATGGAGCAGTTGAAAAGATGCATAAGGTTCTTCCAATTCTACAGTCATGCTTCTACAAGAAGGTCTTGTATGATGCTACCTCATGTTCTATTTTGGTAACATCATTTGTTCAAAATTCTTTGCTGGAAGAAGCTCTGCGTGTTTTGCCTGAAAAGAAGTGGAAAGATTCTGATTTTGAGGACAGTTTATACCATATCCTGATATGCTCTTGCAAAGAGGCTGGCAGTTATGAAGATGCTGTACGGATCTACAATGTGATGCCGAAGTCCCGAACGCAACCAAATCTCCGCATTGCTTGCAGTATGATTGATGTTTTCAGCACCATGGAGAGATTTGCTGATGCGGAAACTTTGTACCTTGAACTGAAAGCTTCACCTTGTGTGCTTGACATGATTGCTTATAGTGTCATTGTGCGGATGTATAATAAAGCTGGAAGACCAGAAGATGCTTGCTCAGTTTTGGAAGATATGGATAAACAAGCAGACATAGTTCCTGATAAATACCTTTTTCTTGATATGCTTCGGACTTACCAAAAGTGTGGCCAGTTCGAGAAGTTGACTGATACATACTATTCGATACTAAAGAGCGAAGTTGAAATTGATGAAGCCATGTATAACTGCATCATCAACTGCTGTGGGCCAGCAATACCAGTTGACGAGCTCTCGAGaatttttgaagaaatgattcaaCTAGGACACTTGGCTAACACTGTTACCCTAAATGTATTGTTAGATATATATGGAAAAGCAGGGCTTTTCAAATGGGCTGAAAAGGTATTAAACATGGCTCGGAAGCATGGACTGGCAGACGCCATATCATACAATACTATCATTGCAGCGTACGCGCAAAGTGGAGATTTCCGCAGCATGACTTACTTCGTCCAGAAGATGCAGGATGCAGGATTTCCTGTTTCTCTGGAGGCATACAATTGTATGCTGAATGCTTACGGAAAGTCAGGCCAACTGGAGGAGTTCTCTGCTGTTTTGCAGAGAATGAGGAGAGCGAAATGCGACTTCGACCATTACACTTACAATATTATGCTGAATATATATGGGAGAAAGGGTTGGATTGAAGGCGTTGCCTGTGTTCTTTCAGAGCTAAAGAGCCGCGGCGTTGAACCAGACCTGTACAGTTACAACACCTTGATAAAGGCTTACGGGATAGCGGGAATGCCCGAAGATGCTGTCAAACTGATGCAAGAGATGAGGATTAAAGGTATTGACGCTGATCGAGTAACATACAGTAACCTGATAGCAGCTCTACAAAGGAATGAAAATTTCCTAGAAGCAGTCAAGTGGTCCCTGTGGATGAAGCAAACGGGAGTTGTAGGGGTTGGAACTCGAGCATAA